The DNA sequence CAGGCGCCTCCGCGGCTCCTACACCGACCCCGACGCCATCTCCCAGCGAGAGCGACAACCCCTGCGACCTCATTGTCGGGCTCGCCCGGGATTACTGCGAGGACGGCGAAAACGCTCGCAGCGGGTCACGCGCACCCACTGACCTCGACAATCCCACCGACCCCCTCTCCTCCCTCGCCCGAGGCTGCGCCGACGCCGCCTCCTGGATCGTCGGCAAGCTCAGCGAGGCCGTCGAGTCCACGGCCAACGTCGACTTCACCAACCCCAAGTTCCTCCAGCAGTACGCCGTCATCTTCGCGGCTTCCACCATCCTCACCCTCGTCCTCTGGCTCCTCGCCGTGGCCAAGCGGGCCATCCGCGGCGTCCCCCTCACCACCGCGATCTCCGAGGCCGTCGGCTTCCTCTGGCTGACCGTCCTCGCCTCCGCCTTCACCCCTCTGATCCTCTACACGATCGTCTCCGCCACCGACGGCGTCACCGAGGTCATCTCCTCCGCCACCGGCGGCCAGACCGACGTCTTCTTCGGCTCGTTCGCCGAAGCCCTCAAGAAGGGCGAGGACATCGGCGGCGGACCGATCATGCTGATCGTCGTCTCGCTCGTCTCGATCCTCGCCGCCGGCATCCTGTGGCTGGAGCTCGTCATCCGCGCCGCCCTGCTCTACGTCGGCGCGCTCCTCGGGATCGTCGTCTACGCCGGCCTCGTCGACAAGAACATGTGGGGCCACGTCCGCCGCTGGGCCGGCATCATGATCGCGGTGATCATGGTCAAGCCGGTCATCGTCATCGTCCTCGGCCTCGCCGGAGCGCTCTCCACGGGCGACGGCCCCGACGCCTTCTCCGCCGTCGTCTCCGGCCTCTCCATCATCCTGCTGGCCATCTTCGCCTCCGCCATGATCTACCGCTTCGTCCCCGGCTTCGGCGACGAGATCCAGGGCGCCCGCACCAACCGCAAGCAGGCCACCGACGGCTCCCAGGCCGCCGCCCTGATCAGCTCCCCGGCCGCTCTCGTCTCCCAGGGCATCAAGACCCACAGCGGCCGTAACGACCAGAACAGCGGCGGAGGCGGAGGCGCCCGCCCCGCCAACCCGGCCAGCGGTGGCGTCGCCGCCCACAGCTCCCGTACCACCGGCGGAGGCGGCGGCGGGGGTTCCGCCCCCTCGCCCCGCAGTGGATCCGCACCCACCTCCGGAACCCCCCACAGCAGCCGCTCCTCCCGAGGCGGAGGCGGCTTCGGCACCACAGGTAACTCGAACACAGGAGGTGGAGGGCGTTGACGACCCAGTCCCACACGATGACGCCCCGCCGCACGTATCTCATCGGCCGCGCCCGGCCGAACGCGATCGTCGGCAAGAACCGTGAGACGGGCGAGATCGCCCTCATCATCGCCGGCGCGTTCCTCGGCATGATGAGTGGACTCCTCGTCCCGGTCCTCTCCCTCCGCATCGTCTGCCTCGTGGGCTTCCCCATGCTGGCCCTCGCCATCGTGTACGTCCCCTACAGGGGGCGGACCTTCTACAAGTGGTTCGAGATCAACCGCAGCTTCAAGCGCTCCCTGCGCCGCGGCACCGCCTACCGCTCCGCCGCCATGGAAGCGGGCGTCAGCGCCGACGGCCGTGAGGTCGAGATCGGCCCGCCCCCGGGCATCGGCCGGATCAGCTGGCTCGCCGCCCCCTTCGGCCCCGACGAGATCGCCGTGCTCCTCCACGCCGACCGCCGCACCGTCACCGCGGCCATCGAGATCGAGGGCCCCGGCGTCGGCCTCCGCGACAGCGAGGACCAGGAGGCGCTCGTCGACCGTTTCGGCACCCTCCTCAAGCACGTGGCCAACGGCGACGGCTTCGTCACCCGCCTCCAGATGCTCGCCCGCACCCTCCCCGCCGACCCCGACGCCCATGCCAAGGACGTCGCCCAGCGAGGCGACAAGGCGTCCCCGGGCTGGCTCCAGGAGTCCTACGACCAACTCCAGTCCATGGTCTCCACCTCCAGCGAGCAGCACCGCGCCTACCTCGTCGCCTGCATGCACTACAGCCGCGAACTGGCCGCCGAGGCCAACGCCATGGCCCGCGCCGCCCGCCCCCACGGCGGCCGCAAGCTCGACCGCGACGCCGGCCTCGCCGTCGTCATGGCCCGCGAGCTCACCGACATCTGCGCCCGCCTCGCCGAGGCCGACATCCGGGTACGCCAACCGCTCGGCCAGAGCCGCGTGGCCTCCCTCGTGCACTCCATGTACGACCCCGACCACCCCATCGACCACATCCAGGCCATGACCAAGCGCAACGCCTGGCCCGCCGAGCTGGACGCGGTCGAACCGACCTTCCTCCAGGCCAAGACCCGCGAGTCCACCACCCGCGCCCCCTGGTGCCACGCCACGGCCTGGGTGAAGGAATGGCCGATGACCCCCGTCGGCGTCAACTTCCTCGCCCCGCTCCTCGTCCACACCCCCGACGTCATCCGTACCGTCGCCGTCTGCATGGACCTCGAACCCACCGAGGTCGCCATCGAACGCATGCTGACCGAGAAGACCAACGACGACGCCGAGGCCAGCCGGCAGGCCAAGATGAACCGCACCGTCGACCCCCGCGACATCGCCGCCCACGGCCGGCTCGACCAGCGGGGTGAAGATCTCGCCAGCGGCGCGGCCGGAGTGAACCTGGTGGGGTACAT is a window from the Streptomyces sp. MMBL 11-1 genome containing:
- a CDS encoding SCO6880 family protein, translating into MTTQSHTMTPRRTYLIGRARPNAIVGKNRETGEIALIIAGAFLGMMSGLLVPVLSLRIVCLVGFPMLALAIVYVPYRGRTFYKWFEINRSFKRSLRRGTAYRSAAMEAGVSADGREVEIGPPPGIGRISWLAAPFGPDEIAVLLHADRRTVTAAIEIEGPGVGLRDSEDQEALVDRFGTLLKHVANGDGFVTRLQMLARTLPADPDAHAKDVAQRGDKASPGWLQESYDQLQSMVSTSSEQHRAYLVACMHYSRELAAEANAMARAARPHGGRKLDRDAGLAVVMARELTDICARLAEADIRVRQPLGQSRVASLVHSMYDPDHPIDHIQAMTKRNAWPAELDAVEPTFLQAKTRESTTRAPWCHATAWVKEWPMTPVGVNFLAPLLVHTPDVIRTVAVCMDLEPTEVAIERMLTEKTNDDAEASRQAKMNRTVDPRDIAAHGRLDQRGEDLASGAAGVNLVGYITVSSRSPEALARDKRTIRASAGKSYLKLEWCDREHHRAFVNTLPFATGIRR